A window of the Caldalkalibacillus salinus genome harbors these coding sequences:
- a CDS encoding helix-turn-helix domain-containing protein, with the protein MIKKFNHYYTKIITFAIILGTVPVIIVGLFSYMKSAEVIQFNVAKEKEQSVYQIQTNVEQLLKTVNHSFNYFVTSSFLTETLHQPLTLYQFQQYNQIKKELNHLQTFDTGITDILLVSLESGWLINNNGLTRLTDDQYDTITSNYLSLPTRSAWVLEEKDNVLFNPYVTDACAYYINLVKQLPLRSTTKTGVIVAKIPVCKLTSLMSHPLDSEKIMILDETFQVIAHSDPEFIGRDMSNHELTRLKESGLSEGQFNITLNETDYKVTFRQSDFNQWTYLSVIKISDLNKESSSIGWFTFLICVLLLTLSLTISLVGSRRIYKPVRQLQNMITQTFNQRTDFKQHANHKHHNEFELIESQIQHMLDRHDKLEESLKGQVTQLKQFFMVKLLHGHVSPDEIESKLNSFRFQKEWKRLCVFTLQIDTLDHTAYEDKDRDLLLFAVNTMVEDLIPREQRMTPIVMNHTQVTVIQSQHETEELYTRFINGLAQDIQKKVKQSLDIPVSVGISLPYEQLHATKHAYKEGLEALKYRLKSGTESIIFFENLDRGTTFHTFFPKHIENDIFDAIKVGDKPKVDESLHHLLNTIFAKDGNHTYYLISIFRFLTDLIELMQTLGVDFLEVDYKKSMFDQLYELKTQADIERWFKHVIIYPLIQKIEERTASQYKNLSDNIIHIVQQEFDTDITLESIATRLHYNPNYLSSIFRKETNLSFSEYLSLYRINMAKKWLLETTMSVKEISEKLRYNNSQNFIRSFRKHEGTTPGKYRSFKKAE; encoded by the coding sequence ATGATAAAAAAATTTAATCATTACTACACTAAGATTATCACTTTTGCGATTATATTAGGCACGGTCCCCGTTATTATTGTCGGTTTATTCTCTTATATGAAGTCAGCTGAGGTCATCCAGTTCAATGTTGCTAAAGAAAAAGAACAGAGCGTTTACCAGATTCAAACGAATGTGGAGCAATTACTGAAAACAGTCAACCATTCTTTTAATTACTTTGTGACTTCTTCATTCTTAACAGAAACGTTACACCAACCGTTAACACTTTATCAGTTTCAACAGTACAATCAGATTAAAAAAGAACTCAACCATCTCCAAACTTTCGATACGGGCATCACCGATATTTTACTGGTGAGTTTAGAGAGCGGTTGGCTTATTAATAATAATGGGCTGACACGATTAACTGACGACCAATACGACACGATCACCTCCAATTATTTGTCTTTACCCACAAGATCGGCATGGGTGCTGGAAGAAAAAGATAACGTTTTGTTCAATCCCTACGTCACAGACGCTTGCGCCTACTATATTAATCTGGTGAAACAATTACCCTTACGAAGTACCACAAAAACGGGTGTTATTGTGGCTAAAATCCCTGTTTGCAAACTTACGAGTCTTATGTCCCATCCCTTAGATTCAGAAAAAATCATGATACTAGATGAGACATTTCAAGTGATTGCGCACAGTGACCCTGAATTTATTGGCCGCGATATGTCCAATCACGAATTGACGAGATTAAAAGAGAGCGGTTTAAGTGAAGGACAATTTAATATCACATTAAATGAAACCGATTACAAAGTCACTTTTCGGCAATCTGATTTCAATCAATGGACATACCTTTCGGTGATTAAGATTAGTGACCTTAATAAAGAATCGAGTTCAATCGGTTGGTTCACCTTTTTGATCTGTGTCCTCCTGCTCACACTCTCTCTGACGATCTCCCTTGTGGGGTCACGTCGGATATACAAGCCCGTTCGTCAACTACAAAACATGATCACTCAAACATTTAATCAAAGGACGGATTTTAAACAGCATGCTAACCACAAGCATCATAATGAGTTCGAATTGATAGAAAGTCAAATCCAACACATGTTAGACCGTCACGATAAATTAGAAGAAAGCCTAAAAGGACAAGTGACGCAGTTAAAGCAGTTTTTTATGGTGAAACTATTACACGGCCATGTGAGTCCAGATGAAATTGAGTCTAAACTGAATTCTTTTCGTTTTCAAAAGGAATGGAAAAGACTATGTGTTTTCACCCTCCAAATAGACACCCTAGATCATACGGCATACGAGGACAAGGATCGTGACCTGTTACTGTTTGCCGTCAATACCATGGTCGAAGACCTTATCCCACGTGAGCAGAGAATGACACCCATTGTCATGAACCATACACAAGTAACGGTCATCCAAAGTCAACATGAGACAGAAGAGTTGTATACACGTTTTATTAACGGTTTAGCACAAGATATTCAAAAGAAAGTTAAACAATCTCTTGATATTCCCGTAAGTGTGGGAATTAGCTTACCTTATGAACAATTGCATGCAACGAAGCACGCCTATAAGGAAGGGTTGGAGGCATTAAAGTATAGACTTAAATCTGGCACGGAATCTATTATTTTCTTTGAAAATCTAGACCGAGGGACTACGTTCCATACTTTCTTTCCCAAACACATAGAGAACGATATTTTTGATGCGATAAAGGTTGGGGATAAACCCAAGGTGGATGAGTCACTCCATCATCTATTAAATACCATCTTTGCCAAAGACGGAAACCATACGTATTATCTCATCTCTATCTTTAGGTTTCTGACTGATCTCATTGAGCTTATGCAAACCTTAGGTGTCGATTTCCTAGAAGTTGATTATAAGAAATCAATGTTTGATCAACTTTACGAATTAAAAACACAAGCGGACATCGAGAGGTGGTTCAAACATGTGATTATCTACCCCCTCATTCAAAAGATCGAAGAGCGTACAGCGTCTCAATACAAAAACTTATCCGATAATATCATTCACATTGTACAGCAAGAGTTTGATACGGATATCACTCTAGAATCTATCGCAACGAGACTACATTATAATCCTAACTATCTAAGCAGTATTTTTCGTAAAGAAACGAACCTATCATTTAGTGAATATCTCAGCCTATATCGTATCAATATGGCGAAAAAATGGTTACTAGAAACGACTATGTCCGTTAAAGAGATTTCGGAAAAATTAAGGTATAACAACTCTCAAAACTTTATTCGTTCTTTCCGTAAACACGAGGGCACCACGCCGGGTAAATACCGTTCATTTAAAAAGGCAGAGTAG
- a CDS encoding rhamnogalacturonan acetylesterase — MSQMRVFLAGDSTMSHYDQSVAPRAGWGQMLHAFLSDEVDVVNEAASGRSSKSFIHEGRLERIAKRIRSEDYLFIQFGHNDQKDDERHTEPYGSYQSYLKQYIDLARDKGAYPVLLTSIHRRKFDSEGKIVDTHGHYLIAMRELASQCQVPLIDMAASSQALFESLGPDGTKDIFLWLEPGVHPHYTEGVQDNTHFSEHGAKEMARLAVMDLVTLSFPLAQNVVKDALLRR, encoded by the coding sequence ATGTCTCAGATGAGGGTGTTTTTGGCTGGTGATTCAACGATGTCACATTACGACCAATCTGTAGCACCTAGAGCCGGGTGGGGGCAAATGTTACACGCATTCCTGTCAGATGAAGTCGACGTGGTCAATGAAGCAGCATCAGGTAGAAGCTCTAAGAGTTTTATACATGAGGGTAGATTAGAACGGATAGCCAAGCGTATACGAAGTGAAGATTACTTGTTTATCCAATTCGGACACAATGACCAAAAAGATGATGAAAGGCATACAGAGCCTTATGGTTCTTATCAGTCATACCTCAAGCAGTATATAGATTTGGCGAGGGACAAGGGTGCTTATCCCGTTCTTTTGACCTCCATCCATCGCAGAAAATTTGATTCAGAAGGCAAGATTGTAGATACCCATGGTCATTACCTTATCGCTATGAGAGAACTGGCTAGCCAATGCCAAGTCCCACTCATTGATATGGCTGCGAGTAGTCAAGCTTTATTTGAATCCCTTGGACCGGATGGAACAAAGGACATCTTTCTATGGCTCGAGCCGGGGGTCCATCCCCACTATACAGAAGGGGTTCAAGATAACACGCATTTTTCTGAACATGGCGCAAAAGAAATGGCAAGACTCGCTGTCATGGATCTCGTAACATTGTCGTTTCCCTTGGCACAGAACGTTGTGAAGGACGCTTTACTTAGGAGATAA
- a CDS encoding cupin domain-containing protein: MGRIGQWENAEPGVKRKILNANKGLMMMEVHFEKGAQGYKHQHVHEQMSYCLKGKIAFTIDGEETVISEGETLYIPSDAVHGVIALEESALLDTFTPIREDLLEEE, translated from the coding sequence ATGGGCCGTATCGGTCAATGGGAAAATGCAGAACCTGGGGTGAAGCGTAAGATCCTTAATGCAAATAAAGGCTTAATGATGATGGAAGTTCATTTTGAAAAAGGGGCCCAAGGTTATAAGCACCAGCATGTTCACGAACAGATGAGCTACTGTTTAAAGGGTAAGATAGCCTTCACGATCGATGGTGAGGAAACGGTCATCTCCGAAGGGGAAACTTTATACATCCCAAGTGATGCTGTACATGGTGTTATCGCTTTAGAAGAATCGGCGTTACTAGATACTTTTACCCCTATCAGAGAAGACTTGTTAGAGGAAGAGTAG
- a CDS encoding multi antimicrobial extrusion protein MatE, with protein MDTSARIGGEQTEETPTHWRTILLFFLPLGFSASLVTVSHVIIHSTLARAPNPEAVIASYAVALSFFAVFERNAIMLRPTAAKLIQDHLSFRAVSRVTLYVLLIVMAITLTIAFTPLGAWVFTYMFGVERSLLPSTLDAYKVLVFVTIFSIIRCLFQGIIIGNLRTKWMTIGMVIRLFFMATVAWVFLYLGWVEQAYIGSVIFLIGMAIEALVSALEGTYLLKKLPKRRENHHIDKSRHVLSFYYPLLFASFMAVLVQPSINAMLSWSEKGALAVASFAVAWSFTQLFLSFTTYIHQIVLNFHRKNGRAVLRFALGVNFIPGFVLGCIAFTPLGPWVLQHIVGLSGELLVEGIRAIKFFLIYALVFPWLDFCHGLVMVRGNTPVMAFTQACNIVMTWIMLGVLVFITPSLGGAIGAIAQGTGFLFELLLILCILNISVVKKGRTEKGIQKAKA; from the coding sequence ATGGACACATCGGCTCGAATAGGAGGAGAGCAAACGGAGGAAACGCCCACTCATTGGCGAACCATACTGTTGTTTTTTCTACCTTTAGGTTTTTCAGCTAGTTTGGTGACCGTCTCACATGTGATCATTCACAGTACTCTAGCTCGCGCACCAAACCCCGAAGCCGTGATTGCGAGTTATGCAGTGGCTTTAAGCTTTTTTGCCGTATTTGAACGCAATGCCATTATGCTACGCCCAACGGCGGCTAAGCTTATTCAAGATCATCTCTCTTTCCGTGCTGTTTCGAGGGTGACATTATACGTGTTATTAATCGTGATGGCGATCACTTTGACGATTGCTTTCACTCCCCTTGGAGCTTGGGTTTTCACTTACATGTTTGGTGTTGAGCGGTCCTTACTCCCCTCGACACTTGATGCGTACAAAGTGCTCGTATTCGTGACGATCTTTTCAATCATTCGATGTTTGTTTCAGGGGATTATTATCGGTAATTTACGGACCAAATGGATGACGATCGGGATGGTCATCCGTTTGTTTTTCATGGCAACAGTGGCTTGGGTGTTTCTCTACTTAGGCTGGGTGGAACAGGCTTATATCGGTTCTGTAATCTTTTTGATTGGCATGGCCATCGAGGCGTTGGTCAGTGCCCTTGAGGGGACGTATTTACTTAAGAAACTACCGAAAAGAAGAGAGAATCATCATATTGATAAAAGTCGTCACGTCTTAAGTTTCTACTATCCGTTGTTATTCGCTTCATTTATGGCTGTTTTGGTTCAACCTTCTATTAACGCTATGCTCAGTTGGAGTGAAAAAGGGGCTCTAGCCGTGGCTTCCTTTGCCGTAGCCTGGTCCTTTACTCAGCTGTTTTTAAGTTTTACAACGTATATCCATCAAATCGTCCTTAATTTTCATCGTAAAAATGGACGTGCGGTGCTTCGTTTTGCCCTTGGGGTTAATTTTATTCCTGGTTTCGTACTGGGCTGCATCGCTTTCACACCATTAGGGCCTTGGGTATTGCAACACATCGTTGGGTTGTCAGGTGAACTGTTAGTAGAAGGGATTAGGGCGATTAAGTTCTTTCTAATATATGCGCTCGTTTTTCCTTGGCTAGATTTTTGTCACGGATTAGTGATGGTAAGGGGCAATACGCCGGTGATGGCTTTCACTCAAGCCTGTAACATCGTGATGACGTGGATCATGTTAGGCGTACTGGTGTTTATCACCCCTTCACTAGGGGGAGCCATAGGCGCAATAGCCCAAGGGACCGGCTTTTTATTTGAATTACTACTCATTCTATGTATCTTGAACATCAGTGTCGTTAAGAAAGGGCGTACAGAAAAGGGAATACAAAAAGCAAAAGCATAA
- a CDS encoding M24 family metallopeptidase, which translates to MLAVDHKVDQLRQILKEENKQGVLLTQQKNVSWLTGGRSFINVASEVAVASVLITDESVTLVTNNIEKQRLLEEEMSDMCDKVEVFPWYTPEEREAWLNQLMQQEIIVDTDWEKHLFPLRTVMDAKDLPQIRHLGITAAEAIEATAFQLKRGQTEYEIAGLLAQHCLSREIEPIVTLVAADERVYTRRHPLPTSKKLDRYVMLVLCARRAGRIMSVTRLVHFGSPTQDLLQRHEAVALVDSHMIVNTTLGRPFSELFDIMKAAYTEVGFQNEWQHHHQGGLSGYSTREALLLPQSTHNVQLHQVYAWNPSVPGAKSEDTILVEDKGIPHLLTYTNQFPYETFEVGRKEIKRPAILVRKAH; encoded by the coding sequence ATGCTCGCTGTTGACCATAAGGTTGATCAATTACGCCAGATTTTGAAGGAAGAGAATAAACAAGGGGTTTTACTAACCCAACAGAAAAACGTGTCCTGGCTTACAGGGGGCAGGAGTTTTATTAATGTGGCCAGTGAGGTGGCAGTGGCATCCGTTCTCATCACAGATGAATCGGTCACCCTCGTGACGAATAATATTGAGAAACAGAGATTATTAGAAGAGGAAATGTCAGATATGTGTGACAAGGTGGAAGTATTTCCGTGGTATACGCCTGAAGAACGAGAAGCTTGGCTTAACCAACTCATGCAGCAGGAAATCATAGTTGATACAGACTGGGAGAAGCACTTATTCCCATTGCGTACAGTTATGGATGCCAAAGACTTGCCACAAATCCGTCATCTAGGCATTACAGCGGCTGAAGCTATCGAAGCGACAGCTTTTCAGTTAAAAAGGGGCCAAACGGAGTATGAAATAGCCGGGTTACTAGCCCAGCATTGTCTGAGCAGGGAGATTGAACCGATCGTCACGCTAGTAGCCGCTGATGAAAGAGTGTATACTCGTCGCCATCCACTTCCTACAAGTAAAAAGTTGGATCGTTATGTGATGCTCGTTTTATGTGCTCGACGTGCTGGAAGAATCATGTCAGTCACACGCCTTGTCCATTTTGGTTCGCCTACACAGGACTTGTTACAGCGACATGAAGCCGTCGCCTTAGTCGACAGCCATATGATTGTCAATACGACCCTAGGGCGACCATTTTCTGAATTATTTGATATCATGAAAGCGGCCTACACTGAAGTGGGCTTTCAAAACGAGTGGCAACACCATCACCAAGGTGGTCTTAGTGGTTACAGTACAAGAGAAGCTTTATTGCTACCTCAAAGTACTCACAATGTACAATTGCACCAAGTATACGCTTGGAACCCTAGCGTACCGGGGGCTAAGTCTGAAGATACCATATTAGTAGAGGATAAGGGTATACCCCATCTATTAACCTATACGAATCAGTTTCCTTATGAAACATTTGAGGTCGGGCGAAAGGAGATTAAGCGCCCAGCCATACTCGTGCGTAAAGCACATTAG
- the iolB gene encoding 5-deoxy-glucuronate isomerase codes for MELKRFYKAEKIEGYQDIIAESDALLDYLALAKISLKEKETVSKQTAGFETVLVILSGKATIRTEGIQWEQLGGRKNVFEGQATAAYIPCHSEYEVEAETNVEIAVCKALADVKHEPFVIRPDDIVVHQRGQQMWQRKVHDIIADNADGRVQRIVLGETFNDPGHWSGYPPHKHDGEHAPEEPNLEEIYHFQLNPSHGFGVQLHYTKDGKIDDAYTIRQGDSFAIDVGYHPVNAAGGYQVYYLWFMAGNTGRKLNPYEDPDHKSLNDNPTPTSDQHVL; via the coding sequence ATGGAATTGAAGCGATTTTACAAAGCAGAAAAAATTGAAGGGTACCAGGACATCATTGCCGAGAGTGACGCCTTGTTAGATTACCTCGCCCTAGCCAAAATTTCTCTTAAAGAAAAGGAAACCGTCAGTAAGCAAACGGCAGGGTTTGAAACGGTCCTTGTGATTTTATCGGGAAAAGCCACCATTCGTACAGAAGGCATTCAATGGGAGCAGCTCGGTGGCAGAAAGAATGTGTTTGAGGGGCAAGCGACTGCCGCGTATATCCCGTGTCACTCTGAGTATGAAGTGGAAGCTGAAACGAATGTGGAGATTGCTGTCTGTAAAGCATTAGCGGACGTCAAGCACGAACCGTTTGTTATCCGACCAGATGATATCGTCGTCCATCAGCGTGGACAACAAATGTGGCAAAGAAAGGTCCATGATATTATTGCTGATAACGCGGACGGGCGTGTCCAACGCATCGTTCTCGGAGAAACGTTTAATGACCCCGGGCATTGGTCTGGTTACCCTCCACATAAACATGACGGAGAACATGCCCCTGAGGAGCCTAATCTAGAGGAAATCTATCATTTCCAGCTTAATCCTAGTCATGGCTTCGGTGTACAATTACACTATACGAAGGATGGCAAGATAGATGATGCGTATACGATTAGGCAAGGTGACAGTTTTGCGATCGATGTAGGGTATCATCCTGTCAATGCTGCGGGTGGATATCAAGTCTATTACTTATGGTTTATGGCTGGGAATACAGGTCGCAAACTCAACCCTTATGAAGACCCTGACCATAAGTCCCTCAATGACAACCCTACCCCAACCTCAGACCAACATGTATTGTAG
- a CDS encoding ABC transporter substrate-binding protein, which yields MFKKGKSKFSITVVFLMVALLLSACTSSEPSSQDTDGQSADGEDYDVEFRFLWWGNQDRHDRTLALIDRYEELNPHVKIHPEFLGFSDYADRLATQVAGGNAPDLFQMVDRWLPMYATRGQLADLQPYIDSDVINTEHINQSSLDPGYIDDELVGLSTGSNTFALVYDPDLFEEADVPVLEPGYTWEEFADTARLLAERLDMYGTYVDVNHARSFGHYLLQHAQWLYNEEGTGLGWEDEQLFVDFMNYWLDLEEEGVVPPADVVESANTIENYLIVNEQAPMQIIHSNQIVAVTNAADREFEMTILPSHENGNTGAYVRASMFFSMSPDTEHPEEVAKFMDWMTNDVEANEIIQGDRGVPVSSAIREHLYSNVERTVQQQFDYIDLIADYAGDVPPPPPPAGSELDDVFDRAFYNVLYKAMTPEEAVETYRQEKIDVINRQ from the coding sequence ATGTTTAAAAAGGGTAAATCTAAGTTTTCTATCACCGTTGTATTCCTTATGGTTGCTTTATTACTAAGTGCATGTACGAGCTCGGAGCCAAGTAGTCAAGATACGGACGGACAATCTGCTGATGGGGAAGATTATGATGTGGAGTTCCGTTTTCTGTGGTGGGGCAACCAAGATAGACATGATAGAACTTTAGCCTTGATTGACAGATATGAGGAGCTCAATCCCCACGTTAAGATTCACCCTGAATTTTTAGGCTTCAGTGATTATGCTGACCGATTAGCCACACAGGTAGCAGGAGGGAACGCACCTGATCTATTCCAAATGGTGGACCGATGGTTACCAATGTATGCGACTAGAGGCCAGTTGGCAGATTTACAGCCTTATATTGACTCAGATGTCATTAATACTGAGCATATTAATCAAAGCAGTTTAGACCCAGGGTACATCGATGATGAACTGGTGGGGTTAAGCACAGGTAGTAACACTTTCGCTCTCGTCTATGACCCGGATCTTTTCGAGGAAGCGGACGTCCCTGTATTGGAGCCTGGGTATACCTGGGAAGAGTTTGCTGACACCGCTCGCCTTTTGGCCGAAAGACTAGACATGTACGGAACCTATGTCGATGTCAATCATGCACGATCCTTCGGTCACTATTTATTGCAACATGCTCAGTGGTTATATAACGAAGAGGGTACAGGCTTAGGTTGGGAAGATGAACAACTATTTGTAGACTTCATGAATTATTGGCTTGACCTTGAAGAAGAAGGGGTCGTTCCTCCAGCCGATGTTGTTGAATCAGCCAACACGATAGAAAACTACCTCATTGTTAATGAACAAGCCCCCATGCAAATCATTCACAGTAACCAGATTGTTGCTGTAACGAACGCCGCAGACCGCGAATTTGAAATGACTATACTCCCTTCACATGAAAACGGGAACACGGGAGCGTACGTCAGGGCATCTATGTTCTTCTCCATGAGTCCAGACACTGAACACCCGGAAGAAGTGGCCAAATTTATGGATTGGATGACCAATGATGTAGAAGCCAATGAGATCATACAGGGGGACAGAGGGGTGCCGGTGTCTTCTGCCATTAGGGAACACTTGTATAGTAATGTTGAACGAACGGTCCAACAACAGTTTGACTACATTGACCTCATTGCTGATTATGCTGGTGATGTGCCACCACCTCCCCCTCCGGCCGGCAGTGAGCTAGACGATGTCTTTGATCGTGCATTTTATAACGTATTATATAAAGCGATGACACCAGAAGAAGCGGTTGAGACATATAGGCAAGAAAAGATAGATGTCATCAACAGACAGTAA
- a CDS encoding carbohydrate ABC transporter permease, giving the protein MENVPVQGGKKRQVVETTLKQRTIRNNLIGYAFISPWLIGFIGIIVGPMLYSLYLSFTHYDLLSAPSWIGMENYINIFTQDPRFWTTLKVTFLFVFIAVPLRLIFALAIAMLMNMGFRGAGVYSLIYYVPSIIGGSVAVAVIWRQIFGREGALNHVLAWFNIEGYNWFAHPDYALSVLILLIVWQFGSPMVIFLAGLRQIPSELYEAAAVDGANAFHRFFRITIPMLTPVIFFNLVFAVINGFLTFTQAFLITAGGPIDRTLLYALYLYQNAFEYFRMGYASALAWILLLIIGILTALIFLTSKKWVYYESEGGKQGAQ; this is encoded by the coding sequence ATGGAGAACGTCCCTGTACAAGGTGGTAAGAAACGCCAGGTCGTTGAAACCACATTGAAACAAAGGACGATCAGAAACAATCTGATCGGTTATGCCTTCATTTCACCGTGGCTCATTGGTTTTATTGGTATTATCGTCGGTCCCATGTTGTACTCGCTTTACTTATCTTTTACTCATTACGATCTATTAAGTGCGCCTAGTTGGATCGGAATGGAGAATTACATTAATATTTTCACGCAAGACCCACGATTTTGGACAACCTTGAAAGTTACATTTCTGTTTGTTTTTATTGCCGTACCCTTAAGACTCATATTTGCACTTGCGATTGCCATGCTAATGAACATGGGATTCAGAGGGGCCGGTGTGTATAGCCTCATCTATTACGTTCCTTCAATAATCGGTGGCAGTGTCGCTGTGGCTGTAATATGGAGACAAATATTTGGTCGTGAAGGGGCATTAAACCATGTGCTCGCTTGGTTTAATATAGAAGGTTACAACTGGTTTGCACATCCGGACTATGCGTTATCTGTCCTTATTTTACTTATTGTGTGGCAGTTCGGTTCACCAATGGTCATTTTCTTGGCCGGTTTACGACAAATACCTTCAGAGTTATATGAAGCGGCGGCCGTTGATGGGGCCAATGCTTTTCATAGATTCTTTCGTATTACTATTCCGATGCTAACACCGGTGATATTTTTTAATCTCGTTTTTGCTGTGATTAATGGGTTTTTAACATTTACGCAAGCATTTCTCATTACGGCAGGTGGACCGATTGACAGGACATTACTTTATGCTTTGTATCTCTATCAAAATGCGTTTGAGTACTTCCGTATGGGGTATGCCTCAGCTTTAGCTTGGATTCTATTATTGATTATCGGCATACTGACCGCTTTAATCTTCCTAACGTCTAAGAAATGGGTTTATTATGAATCGGAGGGAGGAAAACAAGGTGCTCAATAG
- a CDS encoding carbohydrate ABC transporter permease, whose translation MLNRKSTLSAVLYHAFIIGLGFIMLYPILWMFVSSIKPEAEIFQNAASLIPSDIKWENYAVGWEGYGQYDFGLFFKNSIIVTSLVVVGTLFSSSLVAYGFARLTFKFQKFLFACLLGTVMLPVQVVVIPQYILYHKLNWIDTFLPLVVPAFVGGAAFFIFLMVQFIRGIPRELDEAAVIDGCSPFGIFWHVILPLCKPALITVTIFSFMWTWDDFFTPLIFLQDTSLYTVALGLRGFMDPDAMTAWGPLIAMSSLSLLPQFILFLFCQKYIVKGIATTGIK comes from the coding sequence GTGCTCAATAGAAAATCAACGTTATCTGCTGTACTTTACCACGCTTTCATTATTGGGTTGGGGTTTATCATGCTGTACCCGATACTGTGGATGTTTGTCAGTTCGATTAAACCGGAAGCAGAAATTTTTCAAAACGCAGCGTCGCTTATCCCCTCGGATATAAAGTGGGAAAACTACGCCGTCGGCTGGGAAGGTTACGGTCAATATGACTTCGGCCTTTTCTTCAAAAATTCAATCATTGTCACAAGTTTGGTCGTGGTGGGCACGTTGTTTTCCTCTAGTTTGGTCGCGTATGGTTTTGCTCGTCTGACATTTAAATTTCAGAAGTTTCTGTTTGCTTGCTTGTTGGGCACAGTGATGCTTCCAGTACAAGTGGTCGTCATACCACAGTACATTCTTTACCACAAGCTGAACTGGATTGATACATTTCTCCCTTTGGTCGTGCCTGCTTTTGTAGGTGGTGCTGCTTTTTTTATCTTTCTTATGGTTCAATTCATACGTGGCATTCCACGTGAGTTGGATGAGGCCGCTGTCATTGACGGATGCTCACCCTTCGGTATTTTTTGGCATGTTATTTTGCCGTTATGTAAGCCAGCACTAATCACCGTGACCATATTTTCATTTATGTGGACATGGGATGACTTTTTCACACCTTTAATCTTTCTGCAGGACACCAGTTTGTATACAGTAGCATTAGGGTTGAGAGGGTTCATGGACCCTGATGCCATGACGGCCTGGGGCCCCTTAATCGCCATGTCTTCTTTATCTCTACTACCGCAGTTCATCCTGTTCTTGTTTTGTCAAAAATATATTGTTAAGGGGATTGCCACGACAGGGATTAAGTAA